The DNA segment ACCGAGGTTCTCACATGAGCAGCAGGAACAAGGCATGTAAAAAGCTGTTTTTCCACCTAGACTGACAAGCAAAGCAAGGAAGGCAAACCCTCTTTGGTTtcatttaaaagctttttaactcATATTTTAGGGCACACTGCAATCACAAGTACAAGACTCTAAAACACATGAAAATACAATCACAATGCACATACttaaaatcagcaacagctggagattTAGCAGACTTCAAGCACAGACTTGAGAATATGTGTCTTAGAGGTTGTGATGGATCCATGCACATCTCTCCAAAGGTGTAGGGCCCTCCTTAACAAAGCCCTGCCCCTAGTAGCTGCCAGGCTAATAATCGCTCTTGCTGGTGGGCCTGAAAACAATCTCAGAGAACCTCCTCCGGAAGTCACAAGTCAGCATCCGCTACAACTCCATGACAGTCCCAGGACCAAATGGCACCGTCTTGATGGAGACGCACAAAACAGTCGGGCAGCAGATGGTGAGCTTCCCTCACCTCTTCCAGACCGTGCTGCACATTGTCCAGGTGGTGGTCAGCTACTTCCTCATGCTCATCTTCATGACCTACAATGGCTACCTCTGCATTGGTGTGGCAGCAGGCGCAGGGACGGGCTACTTCCtcttcagctggaagaaggctgTCGTGGTGGATATCACAGAGCATTGCCATTAATGCCAGGCAAGGGGCCTGAGCTTTACCTGCAGCCTCTGGCGAGGACCAGGTTCGGCCTCAGGCTTACTGGAAACCATGCCAAGAACATCCTTGGGGTGCCCTCCCACCAACTTTCTGGGGGTGATACCTGTGCCTctcactccccacccccatttttcctTACTTCCCATGAAGGTGGGTCCTGACTGGTAGGAAGAGAGCCAATAGCCAGCTAGGACAGCCTGCTTAAGGATGGTTGGGTTATATG comes from the Rhineura floridana isolate rRhiFlo1 chromosome 7, rRhiFlo1.hap2, whole genome shotgun sequence genome and includes:
- the LOC133389699 gene encoding high affinity copper uptake protein 1, coding for MEVAENLLRKSQVSIRYNSMTVPGPNGTVLMETHKTVGQQMVSFPHLFQTVLHIVQVVVSYFLMLIFMTYNGYLCIGVAAGAGTGYFLFSWKKAVVVDITEHCH